One Roseburia rectibacter DNA window includes the following coding sequences:
- a CDS encoding GtrA family protein, translating into MRKLLKQGIAFVGISGIGWIMDFVIFNLLNLRSSYVAVNNMISSLVAVCFVFCVSTRKTFVQKDGGIPLKVKFVIYILYQIILILLVSQLLAIIAAGLYQTFSGSIIGNFSAMAAKIIVTPVTMCLNFLVMKLLIERI; encoded by the coding sequence ATGAGAAAATTATTAAAGCAGGGAATTGCATTTGTTGGAATCAGTGGAATTGGCTGGATCATGGATTTTGTAATATTTAATCTGTTGAATTTAAGGTCATCCTATGTTGCAGTGAATAATATGATCAGTTCACTGGTCGCAGTATGCTTTGTATTTTGTGTATCTACCAGAAAAACATTTGTACAAAAGGATGGCGGAATTCCTCTGAAAGTAAAATTTGTAATTTATATTTTATATCAGATCATATTGATATTATTGGTGTCGCAGCTTTTAGCGATAATTGCAGCAGGGTTGTATCAGACTTTTAGTGGAAGTATCATTGGCAATTTTTCTGCGATGGCTGCTAAGATTATAGTAACTCCAGTAACGATGTGTTTGAACTTTTTGGTAATGAAATTATTGATAGAAAGGATTTAG
- a CDS encoding HAD family hydrolase — MKTRLALFDLDGTLYDTRRVNFLSYQKALEQFGYTMDYEYFANQCNGRHYKTFLPEIMQSETHMEEVHELKKKYYGDFLSETVENKHLFEIIKAIRNEYYIVLVTTASRKNSEDILKYHNRLDEFDLIISQEDVKKKKPDPEGFCKAMDYYKISKDNTIIFEDSDVGIEAAEKSGASVFVVRGFA; from the coding sequence ATGAAGACACGACTGGCACTATTTGATCTGGATGGAACATTATATGATACGAGAAGAGTCAATTTTCTTTCATATCAAAAAGCATTAGAACAGTTTGGATATACGATGGATTATGAGTATTTTGCAAATCAGTGTAATGGGAGACATTATAAAACATTTCTTCCAGAGATTATGCAGAGTGAGACCCATATGGAAGAAGTGCATGAATTAAAAAAGAAATATTATGGTGATTTCCTTTCAGAAACAGTGGAAAACAAACACTTATTTGAGATTATAAAAGCAATTCGTAACGAGTATTATATTGTTCTGGTTACGACTGCTTCGAGAAAAAACAGTGAGGATATATTAAAATATCATAATCGTCTTGATGAGTTTGATCTTATTATTTCGCAGGAAGATGTAAAAAAGAAAAAACCGGATCCGGAAGGATTTTGTAAGGCCATGGATTATTATAAGATTTCAAAAGATAATACAATTATTTTTGAAGATTCGGATGTTGGAATAGAGGCAGCAGAGAAATCTGGAGCATCAGTTTTTGTAGTCAGGGGCTTTGCTTAA